In one window of Nicotiana tabacum cultivar K326 chromosome 12, ASM71507v2, whole genome shotgun sequence DNA:
- the LOC142167257 gene encoding uncharacterized protein LOC142167257, protein MAPNEALYGRKCRSPIGWFEVGESQLIGPDLIQKAMDKVKLIIERLLAAQSGHKSYSDNRRRDLEFQIARRVGHVAYELDLPANLQEVHPVFHVFILRMRVGDPSRVVPVDDVQITEQLTYEEVPVTILDWQVRQLRTKDIPSVKVL, encoded by the exons ATGGCGCCTAATGAAGCTTTGTATGGGCGCAAGTGCAGATCACCCATAGGATGGTTCGAAGTTGGTGAGTCTCAGTTGATAGGGCCAGATTTGATCCAAAAGGCAATGGATAAGGTTAAGCTGATCATAGAGAGATTGTTAGCAGCCCAGAGTGGACATAAGTCATATTCAGACAACCGACGCAGAGATTTAGAGTTCCAG ATCGCCAGACGAGTTGGTCATGTAGCATACGAGTTAGACCTTCCAGCAAACCTTCAAGaggtacatccagtgtttcatgtcttCATTCTTCGAATGCGTGTTGGAGATCCTTCCAGAGTAGTACCAGTTGATGATGTACAGATCACTGAGCAGTTGACTTATGAGGAGGTACCTGTTACCATTTTAGattggcaggttcgtcagttgaggacGAAAGATATTCCTTCAGTGAAAGTGTTATAG